Proteins encoded within one genomic window of Flavobacterium sp. NG2:
- a CDS encoding LacI family DNA-binding transcriptional regulator: MKVTTLKEIAETLGISITTVSKALKGYSDVSSKTKKAVLELAKELNYTPNSFAVNLRTQESKTIGLIIPEVVHHFFSSVINGIIAEAEKNGYLVIILQSNESLELEKKQVALLLNKRVDGIIMSLSNESNDDDHIKEIIKREIPFVQFDKISKLIPSSKVIINDQKASMEAVQHLIDQGCKKIAHIRGPINPQNAIDRFIGYKKALEKNDITFDSKLVYTCENVTFEEGIQFAKEIVNDHPDVDAVFCITDLVAVGVLSYLNDNNIKVPQQIALMGFSNWFMSQVLTPKLSTVDQPSYEMGASSFNLLMEEINYKKQNLPFKPKTIELTTSVIIRESSIR; this comes from the coding sequence GGATATTCAGATGTCAGTTCAAAAACTAAAAAAGCTGTTTTGGAACTAGCAAAAGAACTCAATTATACCCCGAATAGTTTCGCTGTAAACCTTAGAACACAAGAGTCTAAAACAATAGGATTAATCATTCCCGAGGTAGTACATCACTTTTTTTCAAGTGTTATTAATGGTATTATCGCCGAAGCAGAAAAAAACGGATACTTAGTAATTATTCTCCAATCAAATGAATCATTAGAACTAGAAAAAAAACAAGTAGCTCTCTTACTAAATAAAAGAGTCGACGGCATTATCATGTCACTTTCCAATGAATCAAATGATGATGATCATATTAAAGAAATTATTAAGAGAGAAATACCATTTGTTCAATTTGACAAAATATCCAAACTTATACCTAGCTCAAAAGTTATTATTAATGATCAAAAGGCGTCAATGGAAGCAGTTCAGCATTTAATTGATCAAGGTTGTAAAAAAATTGCCCATATTCGTGGACCAATCAACCCCCAAAATGCAATTGATCGATTTATTGGTTACAAAAAAGCATTAGAAAAAAACGATATTACTTTTGATTCAAAATTAGTGTACACATGTGAAAATGTCACTTTTGAAGAAGGAATACAATTTGCAAAAGAAATTGTAAATGACCATCCTGATGTGGATGCAGTTTTTTGCATTACCGACTTAGTTGCTGTTGGAGTATTATCTTATTTAAATGATAACAATATTAAAGTTCCACAACAAATTGCATTAATGGGATTTAGTAATTGGTTCATGTCACAAGTATTAACACCTAAATTAAGTACGGTAGACCAACCTAGTTATGAAATGGGAGCATCATCATTTAATTTATTAATGGAAGAGATCAACTATAAAAAACAAAACTTACCGTTCAAACCTAAAACAATAGAACTTACCACTTCTGTAATAATAAGAGAATCATCAATACGTTAA